One segment of Novipirellula aureliae DNA contains the following:
- a CDS encoding LL-diaminopimelate aminotransferase has translation MSTETSEKNNVDPYFQALFADRIGGASYGKDTEIYKFEKIKRAKRKALSDHPGRKLLDFGIGENDSMADSRVREVMNQEVNKTENRGYADNGIAEYKEAAARFMKRHFDVSLDPATQINHSIGSKPAYAMLPACFINPGDVTMMTVPGYPVAGTHTRYYGGEVFKLPLLAENGFLPDLDSVPDDIYRRTKMLVLNYPNSPTGATATREFYEKVVALAKAKQFIVVQDAAHIMLSFDGPPLSFLQTPGAIDVGVEVHSMSKGYDMIGWRMGFVCGHERIVSAFADVKDNSDSGQFMAIQKAAAAALDDDSIPTRIQAKYKRRLEKLVASLKRCGFDCNVPGGTYFLYAKSPSGTEGGETFAKAEDATRHLIEQFGIVTVPWDDAGSFLRFSVTYVADTEAEEDALMQETEKRLGDAGLVWNK, from the coding sequence ATGTCGACTGAAACTTCTGAAAAAAACAACGTTGATCCATATTTCCAAGCCTTGTTTGCGGACCGCATCGGGGGTGCAAGCTACGGTAAGGACACTGAGATCTATAAATTCGAGAAGATCAAACGGGCGAAACGCAAAGCGCTTAGCGACCATCCTGGGCGAAAATTGCTCGATTTTGGTATCGGCGAGAACGATTCGATGGCCGATTCGCGGGTTCGCGAGGTCATGAACCAAGAAGTCAACAAAACGGAAAACCGTGGGTACGCCGATAACGGCATCGCGGAATATAAGGAGGCGGCGGCGCGGTTCATGAAACGACATTTCGATGTGTCGCTCGACCCCGCCACTCAAATCAACCACTCGATCGGCAGCAAGCCAGCCTACGCGATGCTGCCTGCCTGCTTCATCAATCCAGGCGACGTGACGATGATGACCGTGCCCGGCTACCCCGTCGCTGGCACTCACACGCGTTACTATGGCGGTGAGGTATTTAAGTTGCCGCTGTTGGCGGAGAATGGCTTCTTACCCGATCTTGATTCCGTGCCGGACGACATCTATCGCCGCACGAAGATGTTGGTTTTGAATTACCCTAACTCGCCCACCGGTGCAACGGCGACACGCGAATTCTACGAAAAGGTCGTGGCTCTGGCGAAAGCAAAACAGTTTATCGTCGTACAGGATGCGGCTCACATCATGTTGTCGTTTGACGGCCCGCCGCTCAGCTTTCTGCAAACCCCTGGAGCGATCGATGTCGGCGTCGAAGTCCATTCGATGAGTAAGGGTTATGATATGATTGGTTGGCGGATGGGCTTTGTTTGTGGACATGAACGGATTGTGTCCGCTTTCGCTGATGTCAAGGACAACAGTGATAGTGGCCAATTTATGGCTATTCAAAAAGCGGCCGCTGCCGCTCTCGATGACGATTCGATTCCGACTCGAATTCAAGCGAAGTACAAGCGACGGTTGGAAAAATTGGTCGCTTCGCTCAAACGGTGCGGGTTCGATTGCAATGTGCCTGGTGGTACCTATTTTCTATACGCAAAGTCACCTTCGGGAACCGAGGGTGGGGAAACATTTGCAAAAGCAGAAGACGCGACTCGACATCTGATCGAGCAATTTGGCATCGTGACCGTGCCTTGGGATGATGCGGGATCGTTCTTGCGATTCAGTGTCACCTACGTGGCCGATACCGAAGCGGAAGAGGACGCCTTGATGCAAGAAACCGAAAAACGCCTAGGCGATGCTGGTTTGGTTTGGAATAAGTAG